TGCGCGGGCTTTCTCGATGACTGCGAGATAGCGCTCGCGCGAGCAGGACTTGATCTCGCCCTGGCAAAGTTCACCGAAGATGATGTCGTGGATCGCAGCCCGGTCTTCCGCGTCCGGAACGACCACCTCGACGCCGTGGCGGCGCATGCGGTCGGTGTAGAAACCATGTTCCATCGTGTAGCGGGTGGCGAGCAGCAGCGGCTTGCGGCGTCCGTCCACCTTCAGGGCTGCGGCGGTTTCGTCGATGATATCGATCAACGCCACGCCTGACATCTTCTCAACCGTGTCAGCGACAAGATGCATGGTGTTGGTGCAGATGAGCACACAATCGGCACCCGCATTGGCAAGGCGTGCGCCGGCGGCGCCCAGAAGCGCGCCAGCCTCATCCCAGCGGTCAGCCTTCTGAAGGGCGACGACTTCGGAAAAATCGAGCGAATGCATGACGATGTCTGCCGAGACCAGTCCGCCGCGGCTGTCGCGCACGGCCT
This portion of the Agrobacterium tumefaciens genome encodes:
- a CDS encoding aspartate/glutamate racemase family protein, encoding MKRIGLIGGMSWESTATYYRMINEAVRDSRGGLVSADIVMHSLDFSEVVALQKADRWDEAGALLGAAGARLANAGADCVLICTNTMHLVADTVEKMSGVALIDIIDETAAALKVDGRRKPLLLATRYTMEHGFYTDRMRRHGVEVVVPDAEDRAAIHDIIFGELCQGEIKSCSRERYLAVIEKARALGVDSVILGCTEISLLIDPDALPLPGYDSTAIHAKAAVGFALGNKALNRAA